The Pseudodesulfovibrio cashew genomic sequence ACCACCTCGACGCCTTTATCCGGGTTGCGATGGCCATAGCGCTTTTCGTGCAGCGATTGGAAACTCTCCACCGGGTCGGGGCCGAAGGGGACGATTATTTCGAAGGATTGGCCCGCGTAGCGCATGTCCAGATACCGCTGGTGGCGGACATCGTCGGAGCGTATGCCTTCGGAGGCGAGCTCTTCGAGAGCCTGGGCTTCCAGTTCCGCGAAAAGGACCTCCAGTTCTTCCTTTGCCAGACTGTCGGCCTGTCGCATGATGGTGCGCGAGTAATCCTTTACCACGTCTGCCATGAGCATGCCCGTGGCAGAGAGAATGCCGGGATTGACCGGGATGAAGACTCGTTCCATGCGCAGCAGCCGGGCCAGGGCCGCGCAGTGCATGCCGCCTGCCCCGCCGAAGGAGAGCAGGGTGAATTCACGGGGATCATGGCCTTTTTCCACAGAGATGACTCGAATGGCGCGCTCCATGTTCGTGTTGGCCACGGCCAGCACGCCTTCGGCCAGCTCAGCAGGGGCCATGCCCAGCTCTTTTGCCAGGGATTCCACCCCCTGGCGCGTGCTGGGTTCGTCCAATTGCATGCCGCCTCCCAGGAAATGCTCCGGCACGATGCGCCCGAGGTAGAGGTTGGCGTCGGTGACGGTGACCCGCTGCCCCCCCTGCCCATAGCATATCGGGCCGGGAGTCGCGCCTGCGCTCTCAGGCCCGACGGTCAGAGAGCCGCCTGCATCCAGCCCGGCGATGGACCCTCCTCCCGCGCCTACAGTGTGGATGTCGATCATGGGCACTTTCACCGGGTAGCCGGAAATCGCGGACTCCATGGTCAGGGGGAGTCCCTGGTCCATGAGGCTGACGTCCGTGCTTGTCCCGCCCATGTCGAAGGTGATCACCTTATCGAAACCGGCCTGCCTGGCGATTTCCAATGCCCCCACCGCACCGCCCGCCGGGCCGGAGAGAATGGTGCGCACGGATTCGTGCATGGCTGTGGTTGCGGAAATGGAGCCTCCGTTGGACTGCATGACACGCAGGGTGTTGCCGCTGACGGCCCGCTCCAGATCGGTCAGATAGCGGGTCATAATCGGTGAGACATAGGCGTTGACCACGGTGGTCGAGGTCCGCTCGAACTCTCTAAATTCGGCCAGGATTTCGTGAGACAGAGACACGGGGATGCCCAACTCTTCAAGCAGCTCGCCCATGCGTTGCTCATGTTCCGGCCGGAGAAAGGAAAAAAGGAAGCAAACGGCCACGGACTGCGCTCCGGACCGTCGGATGCCGTCCACCACTGCACGGGCCGCGTCATCGTCGAAAGGTTCTATGATATCACCCGTGAAGGTCGTTCGTCCGGGAACGCCGAAGCGTCGCTCTTCCGGGACGATGTGAGGCGGCTTGCGGTAGGCCAGGTCGTAGAGGCGGCTCCTGTTTTGGCGGCCAATTTCAATGACGTCGGTGAAGCCCGTATTGGTGACCAGGGCTGTGTTCACGCCCTTGCGTTCGAGAATGGCGTTGGTGGCCACGGTTGAGCCGTGGACGATGGTCATGCCCTGATTTTTGATATCTTCGCCGAGCCCGAGGTCGGCGGCAATGCGGCGGATGCCGCTGATGACCGCCTCCGCCGGGTTGTGCGGGGTGGAAAGCGTCTTGTAGGCCTTGAATCCGGTTTCAGTAGCGTAGATGAAGTCGGTGAACGTGCCGCCTGTGTCGACACCGAGAATGAGCATGCAGCCTCCGGGGCGAGTTAGTCGAGGAGCCAGTCCAAGGCTTCCCTCCTGTTGAGGAAGGAGCGGAACACTATGGAGCGGTTGGAGGACACGGTGTCGAAATCCAGTTCGCTTTTCCAGGCTTCTCCGCTGATGAGGGCCGCGGTGCGAAGTCCCATACCCTGGTATCCCACAGCGTCCGCGCTGTCCGCCAGCAGGATCAGGTCATGGTAGTCGAGTTGGAAGTCCATGTCGCGATAATCGATCAGGATGCGATTTAGTCCATGCTTCAGAGCTGCATCCCGGTATTCCCTGGCCCATTTGACGATGGGCCCGATGGCGTCCACTTGTCCACTCACGATCACAGAAAGGTATTTATCGGTCGGATGGAATTCGAACCGGGTAATTTCCGTTGTCATTCACGCCCCCTATCTACTGAAGGGAAATATACTGCAAAGCTCCAGAGTTGACCAGCCGGAATAGTGTCCTGAGGCTCGGTGTGGGGTTGGTCCGATCTTTGTAAAGTGAAGTGAAACAAAGAGGGAAGACAGCCTGTCTCCAGGGGTTGGAGTTGCCGATATTGGCTGCAACGGGCTGAAATACTGACTCTTTGGGCATGATCCGCCGCGCCGATCGGCAGGGTGGCGATCATGCGGGGCTCGACACAATTGTTCAGCCCGGGCCGGGCAGTGAGCAAAATTGTCAACCAGCTTGGAGAAGCCATGGCCCGACACGCCAAGCAAGAGAGTGAGCAACTCCATACGGTATTCGTCTATGGAACCCTGAAACGGGAGTTCTCCAACCATTATTTTTTGCGGAACGCAAAGTTCGTCGGATCTGCCAGGACCTGCGAGCGGTATAGTCTTTACGTCGACGAGTTCCCATTGGTCTTTCGCGGCGAGCCTATCTCGCAAATCAGGGGGGAGGTCTACGCGGTGGACGACCCCACGCTGACCAGGCTTGACTCCCTGGAAGGGCATCCCCGCGAGTACAGGCGGGAAGAAATAGACGTCCAGCTCCAGTCCGGGGAGCGGGTTAGGGCGTGGATGTATTTTTATCCCGAACGAAATGGGCGGCTCATATCAAGCGGCGAGTACAAGCTCACCACCGGCCTGGGGCGCGAAGTGCTTTGACGGCGTCGCTGCCTAACTCCGAAAGCTTATTTCTCTATGGTCAGGCGGTATGCGCAGGGCGCGAGGAGTTCTATTCTGGCCTTGTCGCAGGAACTTCCGGTGTTGGTGCATTGTCCGGCCTTATGCTGAATGTAG encodes the following:
- a CDS encoding gamma-glutamylcyclotransferase family protein produces the protein MARHAKQESEQLHTVFVYGTLKREFSNHYFLRNAKFVGSARTCERYSLYVDEFPLVFRGEPISQIRGEVYAVDDPTLTRLDSLEGHPREYRREEIDVQLQSGERVRAWMYFYPERNGRLISSGEYKLTTGLGREVL
- a CDS encoding hydantoinase/oxoprolinase family protein; this translates as MLILGVDTGGTFTDFIYATETGFKAYKTLSTPHNPAEAVISGIRRIAADLGLGEDIKNQGMTIVHGSTVATNAILERKGVNTALVTNTGFTDVIEIGRQNRSRLYDLAYRKPPHIVPEERRFGVPGRTTFTGDIIEPFDDDAARAVVDGIRRSGAQSVAVCFLFSFLRPEHEQRMGELLEELGIPVSLSHEILAEFREFERTSTTVVNAYVSPIMTRYLTDLERAVSGNTLRVMQSNGGSISATTAMHESVRTILSGPAGGAVGALEIARQAGFDKVITFDMGGTSTDVSLMDQGLPLTMESAISGYPVKVPMIDIHTVGAGGGSIAGLDAGGSLTVGPESAGATPGPICYGQGGQRVTVTDANLYLGRIVPEHFLGGGMQLDEPSTRQGVESLAKELGMAPAELAEGVLAVANTNMERAIRVISVEKGHDPREFTLLSFGGAGGMHCAALARLLRMERVFIPVNPGILSATGMLMADVVKDYSRTIMRQADSLAKEELEVLFAELEAQALEELASEGIRSDDVRHQRYLDMRYAGQSFEIIVPFGPDPVESFQSLHEKRYGHRNPDKGVEVVNVRLRSRGSQIKPDFATAPDAGPYLPKGARLGTTRTIFDGKPHATAVIDRARLQPGNHFQGPAIVVEYTSTIVIPPSATVTVDSYSNLLLALN